The Alphaproteobacteria bacterium genome includes a window with the following:
- a CDS encoding indolepyruvate ferredoxin oxidoreductase subunit alpha, with the protein MAERSFAEEVGTLRLGDGDEFRGEGILAITKALLESGVAYVGGYQGAPISHLMDVLADAKPVLDELGVHFEASASEATAAAMLAASVHYPIRGAVTFKSTVGTNVASDALANLASSGVEGGALIIVGEDYGEGSSIMQERSHAFAMKSQIWLLDPRPNLPKVVECVAKGFELSEASNTPVMLQVRIRTCHLHGRFATKTNKRPAYDMKRAASAPRRDVSRIVLPPASYQHEKDKIERRWPAAVRFIVENKLNEFFDGDVDDVGIVVQGGVYNTALRALELMGLAGPDGSSRVPLYVLNVAYPLVDAEVVRFSRGRKAILVVEEGQPEFIEQAIGTILRRADVQTVLHGKDMLPMAGEYSGQVLRDGLTKFVRAYRPELLPASASPGAGDNRLKTALTRIDGQVHARPPSFCTGCPERPIFTAMKLVERELGPHHVASDIGCHLFSILPPFNIGSATMGYGLGGAAASAWNGQGALKPDKRVIAVMGDGGFWHNGLTSSIGNAVFNKSDNVFIVVDNGYSAATGGQDIPSSHQPSATRQTGNAIEKAVRGIGVNWARTINPTYDLKRMMATLREALTTPETGPKVVVAQSECMLNRQRREKPLRERAAREGKRVVRERFGVDADTCTGDRSCIRLSGCPSLTIAPHPDPLRTDPVTKVIESCVGCGLCGEVAHAAVLCPSFYRASIVSNPSRWERFKEAVTRRVIGWLQNRVATA; encoded by the coding sequence ATGGCCGAGCGTTCCTTCGCCGAGGAAGTCGGCACGCTGCGCCTGGGCGATGGCGACGAGTTTCGCGGCGAAGGAATTCTGGCGATCACCAAGGCGTTGCTCGAATCGGGTGTCGCTTATGTCGGCGGCTATCAAGGCGCGCCGATCTCGCATTTGATGGACGTGCTTGCCGACGCGAAACCCGTGCTCGACGAGCTTGGCGTGCATTTCGAGGCGAGTGCCAGCGAGGCGACGGCGGCGGCGATGCTCGCGGCTTCGGTGCACTATCCGATCCGCGGCGCCGTGACGTTCAAATCCACGGTCGGCACGAACGTCGCGTCGGACGCGCTCGCCAATCTCGCGTCGTCGGGCGTCGAAGGCGGCGCGTTGATCATCGTGGGCGAGGATTACGGCGAAGGCTCCTCCATCATGCAGGAGCGCAGCCACGCCTTCGCGATGAAAAGCCAAATCTGGCTGCTCGATCCGCGTCCCAATCTGCCGAAGGTTGTAGAATGCGTGGCGAAGGGTTTCGAGCTTTCCGAGGCTTCGAACACGCCCGTGATGCTGCAAGTCCGCATCCGCACCTGCCATCTGCATGGGCGGTTCGCGACGAAGACAAACAAACGCCCCGCCTACGACATGAAGCGCGCGGCATCGGCGCCGCGCCGCGACGTGAGCCGGATCGTGCTGCCGCCGGCAAGTTATCAGCACGAGAAAGACAAGATCGAGCGGCGCTGGCCCGCCGCCGTGCGGTTCATCGTCGAAAACAAACTCAACGAGTTCTTCGACGGCGATGTCGACGACGTGGGCATCGTGGTGCAAGGCGGCGTCTACAACACGGCGCTGCGCGCGCTGGAACTGATGGGCCTCGCCGGACCAGACGGATCGTCGCGCGTTCCCCTTTATGTCCTTAATGTCGCCTATCCGCTGGTGGACGCGGAAGTCGTCCGGTTCTCGCGCGGCCGGAAGGCGATCCTCGTCGTCGAGGAAGGCCAGCCGGAATTTATCGAACAGGCGATCGGCACGATCTTGCGTCGCGCGGATGTGCAAACAGTCCTGCACGGCAAGGATATGCTGCCGATGGCCGGCGAATATTCCGGCCAAGTCTTGCGCGACGGGTTGACCAAATTCGTGCGCGCCTATCGGCCCGAGCTTCTGCCCGCAAGCGCATCGCCGGGGGCGGGCGACAATCGGCTGAAGACGGCGCTGACCCGTATCGACGGGCAAGTCCATGCGCGCCCACCGTCTTTCTGCACGGGCTGTCCCGAGCGTCCGATTTTCACCGCGATGAAGCTGGTCGAGCGCGAACTCGGCCCCCATCACGTGGCCAGCGATATCGGCTGCCATCTGTTTTCGATCCTGCCGCCGTTCAATATCGGGTCGGCGACGATGGGGTACGGCCTTGGCGGTGCGGCCGCGTCGGCCTGGAACGGGCAGGGTGCTTTGAAGCCCGACAAGCGCGTGATCGCCGTGATGGGCGACGGCGGCTTCTGGCATAACGGATTGACGTCGTCGATCGGCAACGCGGTGTTCAACAAATCGGACAACGTGTTCATCGTCGTCGATAACGGCTATTCGGCGGCGACGGGCGGACAGGATATCCCGTCTTCGCATCAGCCCAGCGCAACGCGCCAGACCGGCAATGCGATCGAGAAGGCCGTACGCGGCATCGGCGTCAATTGGGCGCGCACGATCAACCCGACCTACGATCTCAAACGCATGATGGCGACGTTGCGCGAGGCGTTGACCACGCCCGAGACGGGGCCGAAAGTCGTCGTCGCGCAATCCGAATGCATGTTGAACCGCCAGCGCCGCGAGAAGCCGTTGCGCGAGCGCGCGGCGCGCGAGGGCAAGCGCGTCGTCCGCGAGCGCTTCGGCGTGGACGCGGATACGTGCACGGGCGATCGCTCCTGCATCCGCCTGTCGGGCTGTCCGTCGCTGACGATCGCCCCGCATCCCGATCCGTTACGCACGGATCCGGTCACGAAAGTGATCGAGTCCTGCGTGGGCTGCGGTCTATGCGGCGAGGTCGCGCATGCCGCCGTGCTGTGCCCGTCCTTCTATCGTGCGTCGATCGTCAGCAATCCGTCGCGCTGGGAACGGTTCAAGGAAGCCGTGACGCGCCGCGTGATCGGTTGGCTGCAGAACCGGGTGGCGACGGCATGA
- a CDS encoding cyclase family protein has translation MSTNLLADFAKAIAARKIRIVDLTQTLKPSTPVIALPPEFGQTKPFATEAISNFDERGPAWYWNNIACGEHTGTHFDAPIHWISGKDMKDGATDTVDPQRLVAPACVLDFSKECAEDEKFTVTDAHIREWEAKHGTIPAGSWVLMRSDWSKRSDPAAFLNMKEDGPHVPGPAASAIRFLVEERHVNGWGVEAVGTDAGQAFSFEPAFPAHALMHGANKFGLASLTNLDQLPPTGAVLITPPLKIERGSGSPLRVLALIAEAA, from the coding sequence ATGTCGACAAATTTGCTCGCGGATTTCGCCAAAGCCATCGCCGCCCGGAAAATCCGGATCGTCGATCTGACGCAGACGTTGAAGCCATCCACGCCGGTCATCGCATTGCCGCCGGAGTTCGGCCAGACGAAGCCGTTCGCGACCGAGGCGATCTCGAATTTCGACGAGCGCGGCCCGGCGTGGTACTGGAACAACATCGCGTGCGGCGAGCATACGGGTACGCATTTCGATGCGCCGATCCATTGGATCAGCGGCAAGGACATGAAGGACGGCGCCACGGATACAGTCGATCCGCAGCGTCTGGTGGCGCCGGCCTGCGTGCTCGATTTCTCCAAGGAATGCGCCGAGGACGAGAAATTCACCGTCACCGACGCGCATATCCGCGAGTGGGAAGCAAAGCACGGGACAATCCCCGCCGGATCGTGGGTGCTGATGCGCTCCGATTGGTCGAAGCGCAGCGATCCCGCCGCCTTCCTCAACATGAAGGAAGACGGCCCCCATGTGCCAGGACCGGCCGCGTCGGCGATCCGCTTCCTGGTCGAGGAGCGCCATGTCAATGGCTGGGGTGTCGAAGCCGTCGGCACCGATGCGGGGCAGGCATTCTCCTTCGAACCGGCGTTCCCCGCGCACGCGTTGATGCACGGCGCCAACAAATTCGGTCTGGCGAGCCTCACCAATCTCGATCAATTGCCGCCGACCGGGGCGGTGTTGATCACGCCGCCGTTGAAGATCGAGCGCGGCTCGGGCAGCCCGCTGCGCGTTCTGGCCCTCATCGCCGAGGCGGCGTAA
- a CDS encoding ornithine cyclodeaminase family protein translates to MFVLNGKDVRAALPMADCIAAVRDGLIALARGESEQFARFQLKPTSDGPLMGLMPVFRGGKDPAWCVKDVLVAPDNRVRGLDTHQGAILVHDGTTGELLALVDASAITALRTAATSAVATLALARKDSRRIAVVGGGTQARAHVAALRLVLPQASIVLWAREADQPEQVAESLGVACARDIESAVAGADIVCTTTASREPLLKRGWIAPGCHINAVGASSPSSREIGTDIVAASEFFVDSRAQALTECGELLLPIGEGAIDATHIRAEIGDVLAGAHPGRLSTEAVTLFKSLGMAVEDMAATLRAVANARDMGLGQHVIWRPA, encoded by the coding sequence ATGTTCGTTCTGAATGGAAAAGACGTGCGCGCGGCATTGCCGATGGCCGATTGTATCGCGGCGGTGCGCGACGGATTGATCGCGCTGGCGCGCGGCGAGAGCGAGCAATTCGCGCGCTTCCAGCTGAAGCCCACATCCGATGGACCGTTGATGGGATTGATGCCCGTGTTCCGGGGCGGCAAAGATCCTGCGTGGTGCGTAAAGGACGTTCTGGTGGCGCCCGACAATCGCGTGCGCGGCTTGGACACCCATCAAGGCGCGATCCTCGTCCATGACGGCACGACGGGCGAGTTGCTGGCGCTGGTGGATGCGAGCGCCATCACCGCTTTGCGCACGGCGGCGACCAGCGCCGTCGCCACGCTCGCCTTGGCGCGCAAGGATTCACGGCGAATCGCGGTCGTGGGTGGCGGCACGCAAGCGCGCGCGCATGTCGCGGCGTTGCGTCTGGTTCTGCCGCAAGCATCGATCGTGTTATGGGCGCGCGAAGCCGATCAGCCCGAGCAGGTCGCGGAAAGCTTGGGCGTCGCTTGCGCGCGCGACATCGAAAGCGCGGTCGCCGGCGCCGATATCGTCTGCACCACGACCGCGTCGCGCGAGCCGTTGTTGAAGCGCGGCTGGATCGCGCCGGGCTGTCACATCAACGCGGTCGGCGCCAGCTCGCCGTCGTCGCGCGAAATCGGCACCGATATCGTCGCGGCGTCGGAGTTTTTCGTCGACTCTCGTGCGCAAGCGTTGACCGAATGCGGCGAGTTATTGCTGCCGATCGGCGAGGGCGCGATCGACGCGACGCATATCCGCGCGGAGATCGGCGACGTGCTGGCGGGCGCGCATCCCGGACGCTTGAGCACCGAAGCCGTGACGTTGTTCAAATCGCTGGGCATGGCCGTCGAAGACATGGCCGCGACCTTACGCGCCGTCGCCAATGCGCGGGATATGGGGCTGGGGCAGCACGTGATTTGGCGCCCGGCATAA
- a CDS encoding FAD-binding oxidoreductase, with protein MSIAQYRHTVWFPTAGQRPVAAPLRADIAADVVIVGAGFTGLTAALHLARRGAKVVILEADAVGAGASGVNAGFVVPNFAKADPDAVVARLGQERGTRLLKMIGVGADRVFATIRDHSIACDAEQNGWLHVAHSLAMFDTLARRAAAWRALGRPVSMLDEAQARARTGLRHCVGALIDESGGMLHPLNYAYGLASAAIAVGAVLHENTPVDRIARVGNAWQLACGSTTLRADKVLLCTNAFTQGAARPLGRSTVPLVVYQIATQPLDAATIRRISPNRNPVADTRANLLTYRLDRDNRLISGGMSMLPIDAEARMARMIAARLRHELSLAETPSVDFVWRGTAAMTMDFLPHLYEFGTGFLGGIGCNGRGIALTAMLGEILADAISGTNPCDLPIGITKPGGVPMRMLAAAAPSFAIAQARWQDHRAGL; from the coding sequence ATGAGTATCGCGCAATATCGCCACACGGTTTGGTTCCCGACGGCTGGGCAGCGCCCTGTCGCGGCGCCGTTACGCGCCGATATCGCCGCCGATGTCGTGATCGTCGGTGCCGGGTTCACCGGATTGACGGCGGCACTGCATCTCGCGCGTCGCGGCGCCAAGGTCGTTATCCTCGAAGCGGACGCGGTCGGTGCGGGGGCAAGCGGCGTCAATGCCGGGTTCGTCGTGCCGAATTTCGCCAAGGCTGATCCCGACGCGGTGGTTGCGCGCCTGGGGCAGGAACGCGGCACGCGCCTGTTGAAAATGATCGGTGTCGGCGCCGATCGTGTCTTCGCGACGATCCGCGACCATTCGATCGCGTGCGATGCCGAACAGAATGGCTGGCTGCATGTCGCCCATTCGCTGGCGATGTTCGACACGCTGGCGCGGCGCGCGGCGGCGTGGCGCGCATTGGGCCGGCCCGTCTCGATGTTGGACGAAGCGCAAGCGCGCGCCCGCACGGGGTTGCGCCATTGCGTCGGCGCGTTGATCGACGAAAGCGGTGGCATGCTGCATCCGCTGAATTACGCTTATGGTCTTGCCTCGGCCGCCATCGCGGTGGGGGCGGTGTTGCACGAGAATACGCCGGTCGATCGGATCGCGCGTGTCGGGAACGCTTGGCAACTCGCCTGCGGCAGCACGACATTGCGCGCAGATAAGGTTCTGCTCTGCACCAATGCGTTCACGCAAGGCGCCGCGCGCCCGCTTGGCCGCTCGACCGTGCCGCTTGTCGTCTATCAGATCGCGACCCAACCGCTCGACGCGGCGACCATTCGCCGGATATCTCCCAATCGCAATCCGGTCGCCGATACGCGCGCCAATCTGCTGACCTATCGGCTGGATCGCGACAACCGCTTGATCAGTGGCGGCATGTCGATGCTGCCGATCGACGCCGAAGCCCGTATGGCGCGGATGATCGCCGCGCGGTTGCGGCACGAGCTTTCATTGGCGGAAACGCCATCGGTCGATTTCGTTTGGCGCGGCACCGCCGCGATGACGATGGATTTCCTGCCGCATCTTTACGAATTCGGGACCGGTTTTCTGGGCGGGATCGGTTGCAACGGAAGGGGAATTGCGTTGACGGCGATGCTGGGCGAAATCCTCGCCGACGCGATCTCCGGCACCAATCCGTGCGATCTGCCGATCGGGATCACGAAACCGGGCGGCGTGCCGATGCGCATGTTGGCGGCGGCAGCACCATCTTTCGCGATCGCGCAGGCGCGTTGGCAAGATCATCGGGCGGGGTTGTGA
- a CDS encoding molybdopterin guanine dinucleotide-containing S/N-oxide reductase, with translation MTNYTLSHWGLYEVARAGDAGPALVPFRDDPDPSPIGLHALDPDLARLRVRRPAIRESWLRGGPGAAPERRGQDAFVEVSWDEALDFVAGDIDRVRRQFGNRSIFAGSYGWSSAGRFHHAQSQVHRFMNAAGGYVRHVDSYSLGAANVILPHVVAGMDDLMASHTSWDVMARHTELFVTFGGVPVKNAQMNAGGVGRHGVARGLAAMREAGVHFVNIGPVRDNLGAAGADAEWIACRPNTDTAVMLALGYVLIAEALHDRKFLDRCCVGFERFEAYLTGAADGVAKTPEWAEAISGVPAATIVSLARRMAALRTMLNVSWSMQRASHGEQPFWAVISLAAMLGQIGLPGGGFGVGYGAANLVGSSHARVKGPTLSQLRAGIPDFIPVARIADMLLQPGATFTYNGQNHVYPDIRLIYWAGGNPFHHHQDLNRLRRAWRKPETIVVNEQYWTATAKHADIVLPATTTLERDDIGSATLEAYLVTMKRAVPPAGEARDDYDIFAALSARLGSAAAFTENLDTMGWLRRLYAECRQINQGRGIDLPDFDDFWRAGIVDFTLQDRPATMLADFVADPQRHPLTTPSGRIEIHSDRVAGFALSDCPGHAVWRAPAEWLGSETAKRFPLHLLTDQPARRLHSQLDASPHSRAGKIAGREPVYLNPTDAAARGIAQYQIVEIFNDRGRCLAAAILTEDIMPGVARLSTGAWYDPDPETGLDRHGNPNVLTLDAPASSLSQGCSAQTCLVEIAAWRGELPRLGAFDLPVFVGR, from the coding sequence ATGACGAACTACACGCTGTCGCATTGGGGACTTTACGAGGTCGCGCGAGCCGGCGATGCCGGTCCCGCACTCGTGCCGTTCCGTGACGATCCGGACCCGAGCCCCATCGGCTTGCATGCGCTCGATCCGGATCTCGCGCGGTTGCGGGTGCGGCGTCCCGCGATCCGCGAAAGCTGGCTGCGTGGCGGCCCCGGTGCCGCACCCGAACGGCGCGGCCAGGATGCGTTCGTCGAGGTGAGTTGGGACGAGGCGCTGGATTTCGTCGCGGGCGATATCGATCGCGTGCGCCGCCAATTCGGCAATCGATCGATTTTCGCGGGCTCCTATGGCTGGTCGAGTGCCGGCAGGTTCCATCACGCCCAAAGCCAAGTCCATCGCTTCATGAACGCGGCCGGCGGTTATGTCCGGCATGTCGATTCCTACAGCTTGGGCGCGGCCAACGTGATCTTGCCGCATGTCGTCGCCGGCATGGATGATCTGATGGCGTCGCACACGTCGTGGGACGTGATGGCGCGGCATACGGAATTATTCGTCACCTTCGGCGGCGTGCCGGTGAAGAACGCGCAGATGAATGCGGGCGGCGTGGGGCGCCACGGTGTGGCACGAGGCCTCGCCGCGATGCGCGAAGCGGGCGTGCACTTCGTCAATATCGGTCCCGTGCGCGATAATCTCGGCGCCGCCGGTGCGGATGCCGAATGGATCGCGTGCCGACCCAATACCGATACGGCGGTGATGCTGGCGCTGGGATACGTCCTGATCGCCGAGGCGCTTCACGACCGGAAATTCCTCGATCGCTGCTGCGTCGGCTTCGAGCGGTTCGAAGCTTATCTGACCGGTGCGGCCGACGGTGTCGCCAAGACGCCCGAATGGGCGGAAGCGATCAGCGGTGTGCCCGCCGCGACGATCGTATCGCTTGCCCGGCGCATGGCGGCGTTGCGCACGATGCTAAATGTTTCGTGGTCGATGCAGCGCGCCTCGCATGGCGAGCAGCCCTTCTGGGCGGTGATTTCACTCGCCGCGATGCTGGGCCAGATCGGTCTGCCGGGTGGCGGCTTCGGTGTGGGCTACGGTGCGGCCAATCTCGTCGGCAGTTCGCATGCGCGGGTGAAGGGGCCGACGCTGTCGCAATTGCGTGCCGGCATTCCCGATTTCATTCCGGTGGCGCGGATCGCCGATATGCTGCTCCAGCCGGGCGCGACGTTCACCTATAACGGCCAAAACCATGTCTATCCCGATATCCGGCTGATCTACTGGGCGGGCGGTAATCCGTTCCATCATCATCAGGATCTGAACCGCCTGCGACGCGCTTGGCGAAAGCCGGAGACGATCGTCGTCAACGAGCAATATTGGACCGCGACGGCCAAACACGCCGATATCGTGCTGCCGGCCACGACGACGCTGGAGCGTGACGATATCGGCTCGGCGACTCTCGAAGCCTATCTCGTCACGATGAAGCGCGCCGTTCCGCCGGCGGGCGAGGCGCGCGACGATTACGATATCTTCGCGGCATTATCCGCGCGCCTTGGCAGTGCCGCGGCCTTCACCGAAAATCTCGACACGATGGGCTGGTTGCGGCGGCTCTACGCCGAATGCCGGCAGATCAACCAAGGCCGCGGGATCGATCTGCCGGATTTCGACGATTTCTGGCGCGCAGGCATCGTCGATTTTACGTTGCAGGATCGCCCGGCGACGATGCTTGCCGATTTCGTCGCCGATCCGCAGCGTCATCCGCTTACGACGCCATCGGGGCGGATCGAGATCCATTCCGACCGCGTTGCCGGTTTCGCACTGTCCGATTGCCCCGGCCATGCCGTTTGGCGCGCGCCGGCGGAATGGCTGGGCAGCGAAACCGCCAAACGCTTTCCGTTGCATCTGCTGACCGACCAGCCCGCGCGCCGTTTGCACAGCCAACTCGACGCGAGCCCGCATAGCCGGGCGGGCAAGATCGCGGGGCGCGAACCCGTTTATCTCAATCCCACCGATGCCGCCGCACGGGGCATCGCGCAATACCAGATCGTCGAAATCTTCAACGATCGCGGCCGTTGCCTGGCGGCGGCAATCCTGACCGAAGATATCATGCCGGGCGTTGCACGGCTCAGCACCGGCGCCTGGTACGACCCCGATCCCGAGACCGGGCTCGATCGGCACGGCAATCCCAACGTGCTGACGCTGGATGCGCCCGCCTCGTCGCTGTCGCAAGGGTGCAGCGCACAGACCTGCCTTGTCGAAATTGCAGCGTGGCGCGGGGAATTGCCGCGTCTCGGCGCGTTCGATCTGCCGGTGTTCGTCGGCCGATGA
- a CDS encoding ABC transporter substrate-binding protein has protein sequence MSYGIRSLLTVCAVAALPALMAAPAAAQAVACPVKIGAVLSLTGSMGAVGKNIANSAQLAVRHINEGGGIKGCQAELALRDDQGQPSVGVDAAKFLVEVERVSGLVGAISSGVTIPVLTSVAAPSKIPQISCCSSAPILTAMAQEGKTGGFFFRTIPTVKSLAYLPAALAAERGWKRIALIYVNTDYGTSLVKDFTKATEVSGGKVVKAVGFNENQASYRAEVTAALAEKPDAMFLVAFPLDGATIAREWISLGGTQNLILNNALRSPDFVKAVGERYLTKAFGTDNTTTGGPSVETFKQAFETEYKASAAGPGIYNIYDAVMALGLAMNIAPDLSGTSVRDAIRKIHTPGGENVATGPAEFKKAREFIAKGTAIKYTGATGPIEFDAYGDVSGPAISWRIDGQNMVIDKGYSIEDMLKLFKRIDG, from the coding sequence ATGTCTTACGGAATTCGCTCTTTGCTGACGGTGTGCGCCGTTGCCGCATTGCCGGCGTTGATGGCGGCGCCCGCCGCCGCGCAAGCCGTGGCTTGCCCGGTGAAAATCGGTGCCGTTTTGTCGCTGACCGGCTCGATGGGTGCCGTCGGCAAGAACATCGCCAACAGCGCGCAACTTGCCGTCCGCCACATCAACGAAGGCGGCGGCATCAAGGGTTGCCAGGCCGAACTCGCGTTGCGCGACGATCAAGGCCAGCCGAGTGTTGGCGTCGACGCCGCGAAATTCCTGGTCGAGGTCGAGCGTGTCTCGGGCCTGGTCGGCGCGATTTCGAGCGGCGTCACCATCCCGGTCCTGACGTCGGTCGCCGCACCGTCGAAGATTCCGCAGATCTCGTGCTGCTCCTCGGCGCCGATCCTGACGGCGATGGCGCAGGAAGGGAAGACCGGCGGGTTCTTCTTCCGCACCATCCCGACGGTGAAGAGCCTCGCTTATCTGCCGGCAGCCCTTGCGGCCGAGCGCGGCTGGAAGCGCATCGCGCTGATCTACGTCAACACCGATTACGGCACCAGCTTGGTCAAGGATTTCACTAAGGCCACGGAAGTTTCCGGCGGCAAGGTCGTGAAGGCTGTCGGCTTCAACGAGAACCAAGCTTCCTACCGCGCGGAAGTCACCGCAGCGTTGGCCGAAAAGCCGGACGCGATGTTCCTGGTCGCCTTCCCGTTGGATGGCGCCACGATCGCGCGCGAGTGGATCTCGCTCGGCGGCACGCAGAATCTGATCCTCAACAACGCGCTGCGCAGCCCCGATTTCGTCAAGGCCGTGGGCGAGCGTTATCTGACCAAGGCTTTCGGCACCGACAACACGACGACCGGCGGTCCGTCGGTCGAGACGTTCAAGCAAGCCTTCGAGACGGAGTACAAGGCGAGTGCGGCGGGCCCGGGCATCTACAACATCTACGACGCGGTGATGGCGCTCGGTCTCGCGATGAACATCGCGCCGGATCTATCGGGCACGTCCGTTCGCGACGCAATCCGCAAGATCCATACGCCCGGCGGCGAGAACGTGGCGACCGGTCCGGCGGAGTTCAAGAAGGCGCGCGAATTCATCGCGAAGGGTACCGCCATAAAGTATACCGGCGCGACCGGGCCGATCGAGTTCGATGCCTATGGCGATGTCAGCGGCCCCGCGATCTCGTGGCGTATCGACGGCCAGAACATGGTCATCGATAAGGGCTATTCGATCGAGGATATGCTGAAGCTGTTCAAGCGCATCGACGGCTGA
- a CDS encoding GntR family transcriptional regulator, whose amino-acid sequence MSVDFLEPVSSRSTIQDEVYKRLRHALMSGHFEPGQTLTIAFLAETFRTSHMPVREALRRLTAENALVVVPNGSAKVPTVSLDGLNDLCLTRIALESLATKLAAERATPAERERFKTLMLEHEAATSARDLALMLAKNQEFHFAIYEACGSPVVVQFIQTLWLRFGPYMRMLSNYIEPLLIADGYRPSSHHRDLIAAMEADDARAAVKAIEGDIKTTQGLLRRLCRNLVEDTPTRRRRDV is encoded by the coding sequence ATGTCCGTCGATTTCCTCGAACCGGTATCGTCGCGTTCGACGATTCAGGACGAAGTCTACAAGCGGCTGCGCCATGCCCTGATGTCCGGCCATTTCGAGCCGGGCCAAACGCTGACCATCGCGTTCCTCGCGGAGACGTTCCGGACCAGCCACATGCCGGTGCGCGAAGCGCTGCGCCGCCTGACGGCGGAAAACGCGCTCGTCGTCGTGCCCAACGGCTCGGCCAAAGTGCCGACGGTCAGCCTCGACGGGCTCAACGATCTTTGCCTGACGCGGATAGCACTCGAATCGCTCGCGACGAAACTCGCCGCCGAACGCGCCACCCCCGCCGAGCGTGAACGCTTCAAAACACTGATGCTGGAGCATGAAGCGGCGACATCCGCGCGCGATCTCGCATTGATGCTGGCGAAGAACCAGGAATTCCATTTCGCGATCTACGAAGCCTGTGGATCGCCCGTTGTCGTCCAGTTCATCCAGACGCTGTGGCTGCGCTTCGGCCCCTATATGCGCATGTTGTCGAATTATATCGAGCCGCTGTTGATCGCCGACGGCTACCGGCCGAGTTCCCATCACCGCGATTTGATCGCCGCGATGGAAGCGGACGATGCAAGGGCCGCCGTTAAAGCGATCGAAGGCGATATCAAGACGACGCAGGGATTGTTGCGCCGTCTGTGCCGGAATTTGGTCGAAGATACGCCGACGCGCCGCCGGCGCGACGTTTGA
- a CDS encoding branched-chain amino acid ABC transporter permease — MIGILSYFVFFCSVALILAIVVLGLNLQWGNTGLFNAGIAGFYAIGAYGFAILTAAPRADLIGNFGLPWIVGVAGAMAASAFIALVIGIATLRLRDDYLAIATFGIAATIQLLALNLDPLTGGAMGISSLPNPFRGLFPAPILNNLCYLALIVALVAVVYAGLQRIVASPWGRVLKAIREDEIAARTLGKNIDMFRLQAFVLGAMLMGLGGALYVSFIGFVSPADFMPILTFQVWTMLIIGGSGNNKGAILGAVVIWGLWSVIGAVTVQFLPPHFQIYGGATQAVLIGLILVLTLLLRPRGLIGERATASRHAA, encoded by the coding sequence ATGATCGGCATCCTGTCCTATTTCGTGTTCTTCTGCAGCGTGGCGCTGATCCTGGCGATCGTCGTGCTCGGCCTCAATCTGCAATGGGGCAATACGGGCTTGTTCAACGCCGGGATCGCCGGCTTCTATGCGATCGGCGCCTACGGCTTCGCGATTTTGACGGCCGCACCGCGCGCTGATTTGATCGGCAATTTCGGATTGCCGTGGATCGTGGGCGTGGCGGGCGCCATGGCGGCTTCCGCCTTCATCGCATTGGTGATCGGGATCGCCACGTTGCGCCTGCGCGACGATTATCTCGCCATCGCGACGTTCGGCATCGCCGCGACGATCCAGCTTCTGGCGCTCAATCTCGATCCGTTGACCGGCGGCGCCATGGGGATATCGTCGCTGCCCAATCCGTTCCGTGGTCTTTTCCCGGCGCCGATCCTCAACAATCTTTGCTATCTGGCGCTGATCGTGGCGCTGGTTGCCGTCGTCTATGCTGGGCTGCAACGCATCGTCGCGTCGCCCTGGGGACGGGTGCTCAAGGCGATCCGCGAGGATGAGATTGCGGCGCGCACGCTCGGCAAGAACATCGACATGTTCCGCCTTCAAGCCTTCGTGCTCGGCGCGATGCTGATGGGCCTGGGCGGCGCGCTTTACGTCAGTTTCATTGGCTTCGTCAGCCCCGCCGATTTCATGCCGATCCTGACCTTCCAAGTTTGGACGATGCTGATCATTGGCGGCAGCGGCAACAACAAGGGCGCCATCCTCGGCGCGGTCGTCATTTGGGGCTTGTGGAGCGTGATCGGCGCCGTGACCGTGCAGTTCCTGCCGCCGCATTTCCAGATTTATGGCGGTGCCACGCAGGCGGTTTTGATCGGCTTGATCCTGGTGCTGACGCTGCTGCTGCGGCCGCGCGGATTGATCGGCGAGCGCGCGACGGCATCGCGCCACGCGGCGTAG